The DNA segment GGACTTCATAGAGTGACAATTCATTGTATTGCCAGTGCCCTGATTGGTAATGGGGAGTCAGGCGACCCTCACAGAGCCGTTCCACGAGCACGAGCAGCTCAAAGAGCAGGCTTCCAAGCTGGGAAGGTTGGaataggctgaggaattctggatgcACCTTAAAAAAGGGAAAGGTAATGAAATGTAAGccttaaagaaaaatataaaataagtatCCAACAGACTGTTCATGCCCTGCTGGCTAATTGATTTCATCTTTTGAGGGTAACAGACTTtggattcttttaaaagaaattatctCATGACAGGAaagatgtaccgtatttttcggaatataaaaggcacctttccccccccttaaAGGGAGTGAAAattcaggtgcgtcttatacattgaatgtatcccctcccacccactggcccccatcctttggcctctgcctccaagcaatttacctccttgcagcaagcagcaagaagaaacagcccatttcagcttcagcacagcctaattagcacaagttgagtgtcggttggatcggcctttcgactctcagctgtttcaggctgcaaggattgccattgcctattgctgagctggcctctgctgcttgctgcaaggaggtaaattgctgggagcagactttttttttcttgtgctaatcaagctatgctgaaaacgaaaatgaaagtaaagcaggctgtttgctgtttgctgcaacgaggcaaaattgctgggaggcagaagcagatttctttttcttgttttcctcaccaaaagaggtaggtgcgtcttatagtctggaacattttatactctgaaaaatatggtattttgtttTCTGACATCTGACATACTCCGTGTTGGGATGCAATCCCTAGAATGTATAGCTAGCAATGGGAATTGCAATGTCAGCATGTTTGGAAGATACACATTAGGGTATCTTCCAATTACATATTGGTTAATGTCTGTttgattaaataactcctttaAATCTACTTTTGATCTCGAGTATTTTACTTCCACTCCCAAATATCCCTGTGGGGGCAGGGAGGAAATATTTACCTGGCAATTCATGATATCAAATAACAGTTCCTCCTTCTGGGCTAATGTGCTAAGGAATTTTAGAATCtgcacctgaaaaaaaaaaacactttcagaCCATATAATCAGTAAAGGTAGGGGTGCTTATGTACACCATGGCTTCTTCATTATGGCCCTCCAAAAGCTGATGATATTAGGAGTTTGGGTTTagagtagaacaggggtgtcaaactcaaggcctgggggccagatctggcctgtgggatgcttagatctggcctatggggccaccctagaaacagcaaaggactggcccacggcgcctctgccagcaaaaatggaacttgggaggtCAGTGTGTGGCAGGCTCTGTTCTCAGCTCCATGAGGGCAGGCTCCGTtatcagctgcgacagcctcctgccgccctctgccagtgaaaatggagcttgggtgggTGTAcgcgccctcctgagctccattttctctggccgaGGGCGGCAGTAGGCTGTTCCAGTTGATAATGGAACTCAGGAGCCCCATTTTCGCTGGAagagcactcgggccatcacagatcccccaacatgagtgacgtcaagccgGCCATGCCTCCCCCAGcctccccaggtcaaacacaaccatgatgcggccctcaatgaaatcaagtttgacacccctggagtagAGCATATTGGACAGTCCATGAATCAAAGTACCTGAGCCAAATTGGTCCCCATCTGCAGAATGTCCATTAAGGTGGGCAAGAGCTTTTTCAGGAGAGGTTGCATGTGATTTGGCCACGGCAATCCATTCAGTAATCTCAGTCCAGCAACGTGTATATCGGTGTCCCATAATTCAGTGATCATTTCAAGAATCTTGGGCATGAATTCCTGCAAAGAacaaaacagcattttttttataacAGCATTATTTTGTGAATAATAGGGCAGAAATCCTTTGTTTCAGAGGTGTGCTACAAGTAGCCATTAAGTGCTGGGCCAGGGGCTGCATTGCAAAAAGTAGTGAGCGACAtcagaacaaaaaaagaaaagaaaagaaactggatTCATTTCACTTACATTctaattaaatacagttaatatgATTACCCTCAAGTCATGCATTTCATAACTTCCCCCATTCAATCAGATTAATAATTACAATTTGATAACATTTAGAGCTCTCTGGGGATGCTGCCTGCACTGATAGTGAGCCTCAGGTTATATATTTCTTACTATGTATCATTGCAAACACCATTTGTATAAGAACTGAtgctttcagggttttttttcagtttttgttaAATCATTAAAGCACTAATATTTTactataaatgattttttttaaaaaaaagagttttcttttccaaaatcagaaaaaacataaACCTACTGGGTGATTCCTTTTGAGTGTATTATAGTAGCAGTCCTATAATTAATCATATTCTTGGAATTGTTTCATtacttaataattatttattattccagATAAGTGttggataaaatataaatagaacaaTTCTTGAGCACCAGAGAGTATCACAGGAATAGTTTAATTTCCGGGGAGAAACAAGCCAAGAAAAGGAATTTATTTCCTGCCCCTTTGGGAGGAAACATGTTTCCCACTCTTGGTTTCACCTTCTAGAGAAGAGTACTAGTATCCTTCTAACACCAGCTTCTGAAGTTGAGtttagaaaaagaagggaagaagagatgGAATCCCACAGGAGGAATGTAGCAACTCATCTTGCAACATCATCTGTTCCTCCTCATAGTTGGTGGATGAAAGGAAAGGAGTGATTTCTTTGGAGAATCTAAGAGCTCCTTCAAGGGACATTAATAGCAGTGTTTTCCCAAATCTTAAGTGCAGCACCAGTGTCTCCATTGAGCCAGAAAGGAAACACAAATGCCAAGACCACGTAAAATAAATGGCATTAGTAAACAACTTTGCAGACTCTGAAAATATGCAGGGTATTAGGAAGTTACAGGACTTCCTGTTcttgagagaatagaatagaatagaatagaatagaatagaatagaatagaatagaatagaatagaatagaatagaattctttattggccaaatgtgattggacacacaaggaatttgtcttggtgcatatgctttcaatgtacataaaagaaaagatacgttcatcaaggtacaacacttacaatacttaatgataatcatagggtacaaatttaacaatgatacaacacttagtgatagtcatagactacaaataagcaatcaggaaacaatatcagtataaatgatatataaatgtaaatataaatgacaataataaaagacaatataataaaagacaatataaatgtCTGCAGAAGCTGCAAAGACAATAGCTGTGCAGGGTAAACCACAGTGCCCCTACACCTGTCACTTTCTAGCTGTCACCAAGTTTGATGTCTGTGGGACACAAAAGTACACTGAGGTTTtggcaaaaaaattatttgtcaCCTATAAACCAGATGATCAACAAAAATGGGGCTCTCATTCCAATATCAGTCAGTGGTTAAGCCAGTGCATTACTCTGGCACATTCATACATAAAGCATCTTATAACTTGCCCCAAGAAAGTTATGGTAAATCTCTTCTCTCAGTGTCATTGCTGTAGTGATGAGAGAACATAGCTGGATTTATCATGAATAAATCTTAAGCAGACCAGATGATGTATCTTAACAGTCCCATCCAGTTGAAAGAGGAAAAGATTCCAAAGAGATTTAGAGAACCATTTTGTGTATGGTTTATTGAAGTTGCAATATTTTTCTAGTTGTACTTGTGAGCTCAATTAATAAAGGGTAGGGTTCATTAATTGCAAATTGTAAGGTTGAAATCAAAACCAGATTGACATTTCTTGTTGGGACTAATTTCTGGTGATAAGAGTACTTTATGTTATGCCTAACTACTGATTATGCAGATTAAAATCATGCAGCTTTCTATAATTTAGTCTTCATGCAGCAACTAGCCTATCCCTTTGGAAAATACAGACAGTTTTTTCCAGGAGATAAACAaacatccctccctcccacccaccccagcaaTTTATTTGTTGTTAAGTCATTGGCCCATGAACATTTTATTTGTATTCCAAATACATTATGAACATTGATCAATTTTCAATTTCCTAAGGATATCCTGTATGTCCTGCTTTTGCTGTGGGGAAAAACCCCCTGTATTTTTCTGAGTGTTCAAAAGATAATTTAGtagctgaaaaaagaaaaaagaatcaaacTTCCCATACATAAGCTATTTGTTGCCAGATTAATTACAGTTGAAAATGTCTCTTTCTAAATGTTTTTTGTATTAGACATATTTAGCAAAAAAAAGAGCACGTAATTCACTCGTATGCTAAATGTTTGGTTTTGATTTTTAATGCATTTAAACTAAATCCACCGCAAACTGTACACTCTACTATTATATAGTGTAGAaccgggatgtcaaactcatgttgtcatgatGGCATTATGTGACTTAtcggaacttttttcccctttgctaaaccgggtgtgggtgtggccagcccgTGACGCATCCAGTCCGTGGGCTGGCAGTTTGACAGCCTTGGTGTAGAAGGACACATCTAACTAGGGGCTGAATAACAAGTGGGATCTTCTTCCATAGTAAGGAAAGACTCTGATTCATTATGGTTAGCAACCACATTACAGGTAGGGAAGAGACATGTGGGGGAATATAAACCATATTTTCAAAACTGTCCATGGTTTCTTTCACAACTACCTTGTGGGTCTCCTAATTTGATGCTTTTGGTGTTATATCCATTACAAATGACTTTGATACTATTGAAGCAAGAAAGAGAATCTTTCTCTTTATGGAATGGTTCTTACAGGTATTCTCAACTAACAACTTTGAAATAGTGCTGGCTTCTTGCAGTTCCTACAGATGAACTGATAAATAGCTAAAGTGATTATTTTGGTTGTTTTTAATGAAAGCACAGTTGTCGATCAAATTTTGTGGCCAGCATGTTCACAGCTCTTCTGTATTTTGTATACGATATACTTATCTTTGAAGAAACTTCACAGGTGTAGCTCCAAGCTTATAGATGACAATGACCATGATATCAAATGACAATCATTCACATGTGAATTGATACTGATATATGTAGGTGTCTAGCATGGAAATACAGTATTATATTGGTGATCACCTGAATTCTGATTCTAAATTTCCAGATGCCAGCAAAAGCCTTGAGAGCATGCATTGTCTGAATCTTGACACCCATGTCCGAATCATCCAGGAATGAGGCCACAAGTTTAATATCCTCATAAGTACATGCAGATGCCTGGGGAAAAATTCagaattagtgtgtgtgtgtgcaaatgcaTGTATGGCTAAGTTAAAGCAAAGCGTATGAAAGTATATTCAATTCCACTTAATACTTTGTAACTTTTCACATTCAAATAAtgactcaattttttttaaattttaaaatatgtgaagTAACcagttatttatttcttattaccTACCGGTATTTATTCCTGGCTATTCTGGTTTCcaaacattcatcataaatcttaagatacaacacttcatgatagtcataggatactaaataagcaatcaacgtAAATCATACTAGGCTActaaataaacaatataattcacaagatacaagcaacaaagttataatcataagaagatgagataggtaataggaaagatgagaacagTTAAACAAATTAAGGAACAGAAGTCTGAAGCTTGCcaactaaatttattttttaattatgatAGTATGATAGCTGTGAAATAAATTTCTTGAAGTATGCAGTTCAAGAAATAGGGAGTTCATGCAgcaaaaaaataatgaataaattgctgtgttctGCCTAATTATGCTTAACTGTGTCAGTTAGTCAAAAACCCTACCAATTGGCTTAGTCTTCCATCATTGTATTATACaccttatccagtggtgggattcaggcagttcgcaccactttgggagaatcggttgttaactttctaagcagtttggtgaactggttgttggaagaaatcgttagggcagagaactggttgttaaattatttgaatcccaccactgcccttatcATTCTGGACTCTCACCTCTGATTCCAGTAAATAAACACAACGGGTGATTCCGTGGAGTATCATATTCTTGGAGTAAGCATCTAGCTTTGGATTGAGAGAGAGCAAAAGTCCTCTGAGTTCTCCAGAATCCACCTCAGCTTTACTCTGGTGAGCTAAAGCAAGTTCTAAGAGTGAAAAGGGATGGAGAGTAGCAAGAAGACAAAAATGAGAAGTAATCAGGGAATTTAAGTGGAAGTGAATGGAATATAGATGAGACTCAGTAAAACTGGTGATATATTTTGACCAGCTTTCTCCAACCTGGTGTCCTCCCAGCTTGTTGGGCTACATAATTTCTAAGCAGCAGAATGAAGCAGATTCATTCAGAGTGATGGGCAGAACTAATAATAAAATCAACCCCGAGTTCACACAAAACGCTGAAGCATCTTAAACatagtttattaaataaacaacAATTAGTTATGTTTACATGTCATGAAAAATAGTGATTCTAATATTGCTCTATGTATGACCTGAACTAATGTTGTTTAGGCAACAGAATATGAGGAACTAGACCATGCCCTAATTTAATACCTAACCTCAGAGACAATCATTGCTATAAAAGAAACCACACTGCTCTCTTTTAGAGGTCATCTATATTAATGTTCTCTGTCCAATCTGGCAGTATTCAAATGGATTGGACTGCACTTCCAAAGAGCAGTGCAGGAAATGATCAGCCTGAGCTTGAGGAAGGGTCAAGCACATCAGTAGTTTGGAGTCCCTTCACGTCCACAAgggatctaagtccagcccttgaattccattgactcttctctgccaccaatttgccttgaccattaatagttcagattcttgtttagAGGTAGCATGGAAGAAACTTGTACTCAATTGAATATCCCTGGTCCTTGATTTTTTTGTGCCTGACACATGGACATTGATCTATGTTATCTGGGGATGGTTATAATTAAACACATCTGGGGTGAATTAGATTGAGAAAAACTGATATAGATGTGAGTCAGATAGTAAACCATCagcttcagtacaggtagtcctcaacttacaacagtccatttagtgaccattcaaagttacaatgccactgaaaaaagcaatttatgacccttttttacagttatgacctttgcaacatccccatgatcatatgatcaaaattcagcttcttggcaactgttgcagtgtcccaaggtcacgtatatcaccttttgcgaccttctgacaagtcaagtcaacggggaaagccagattcatttaacaactgggttactaacttatcagctgtagtgattcacttaacaacagaggcaagaaaggtcgtgaaatgggacaaaactcacttaacaaatgtctcacttaacagcacaaattttgggctcagttgtagtcgtaagtcgaggacccctGTATAGGGAAAGGAGAAAGGCCTAAATTGAATCAATTTTTGGTAAATAATCCAAAAATCAGTTTTATGTTGGATTCATAGTACAAAGATATCACACTTCATGTGGCCTGGCAAAGTATGATACTACTACTTTGAAGCACAGCCATAGGTGCTATTGGTTGGTAGCTGACAGTTAAACGAAGGCTTCAGAGAAACTGCCATATAGATTGTTTATCACCACCACTTCTGAAACGGAGCAAAATACCTTGACATCTCCCTGAATCCATATTACTCACTGGCTAAGGGAAGAGGCTCTGGATTATGAGGAGGACTCTTGATCCCTTCCATGATGGTCTTGGCCACCAGGAAAATAGCGCCAGCTCCTGTAGCAGCAGATACCATGTTTCTTGTTGTTATCAGCTCTAAATACTTCATTTCCTCTTCCTGAATTGCCAGATTCAGCTAGGCCCTGACCTTCTGCAGATCCTTAAATAGGAAAGGTTAGATGGATTGTGCATGGTTTATGACATCATCAGGTTCCATCATGACACTTACAATACAACATGACAGCAGTGAAAAAGGAACGAGgatcttttaatttttcaatgtTGCCTATACTGACGGTAGGCAACCTTTTAAGGAAGAGAGACCGGAGTTTCAGATATTAAATAAGACTGGGAAAAACCGCGAATTATAAGTACGTGGGTTGTCTATCATCTGGTTTCCATGCTAAACTGAGAATTGTACTGGTTAGAAATTAATCACATACTGTGCATTCCATAAATTGTTTGATTTGCTTTTGACATGAAATGTTAACTTTTGAATTAACATTCACGGTATGACTTATAACAACCTTCTTATGGCAGTCAGTATGATAAAAGTACACATTGCAACTCCAATGTAAGATTgtcaactagagcaggggtctccaaccttggcaactttaagcctggaggacttcaactcccagaattccccagtcagctttgctggctagggaattctgggagttgaagtcctccaggcttaaagttgccaaggttggagacccctgaactagagcatCTAGCCAGTACAAACTTTTGGGAAATTAATTGGTT comes from the Ahaetulla prasina isolate Xishuangbanna chromosome 3, ASM2864084v1, whole genome shotgun sequence genome and includes:
- the LOC131194893 gene encoding armadillo repeat-containing protein 12-like, which produces MKYLELITTRNMVSAATGAGAIFLVAKTIMEGIKSPPHNPEPLPLAKLALAHQSKAEVDSGELRGLLLSLNPKLDAYSKNMILHGITRCVYLLESEASACTYEDIKLVASFLDDSDMGVKIQTMHALKAFAGIWKFRIRIQEFMPKILEMITELWDTDIHVAGLRLLNGLPWPNHMQPLLKKLLPTLMDILQMGTNLAQVQILKFLSTLAQKEELLFDIMNCQVHPEFLSLFQPSQLGSLLFELLVLVERLCEGRLTPHYQSGHWQYNELSLYEVLFGINSRLADCLLSLIIHPEEEVQIQACRVILKLQLNEEGEMAGIQSTNSSFSKFFGEINTDGPNAEPIY